In Aureibaculum algae, the following are encoded in one genomic region:
- a CDS encoding sigma-70 family RNA polymerase sigma factor, whose protein sequence is MRQLKITKQVTNRETASLDKYLQEIGKVDLITADMEVELAQRIKAGDQVALERLTKANLRFVVSVAKQYQNQGLTLPDLINEGNLGLIKAAKRFDETRGFKFISYAVWWIRQSILQALAEQSRIVRLPLNKIGSINKINKTYARLEQDNERPPSAEEIAKELDMTINDVKESLKNAGRHVSMDAPLIQGEDSNLYDVLRSGESPNPDKSLLHESLKVEIERALETLTPREADVVALYFGLGEAQPMTLEEIGETFDLTRERVRQIKEKAIRRLKHTSRSKILRTYLG, encoded by the coding sequence ATGAGACAACTTAAAATAACAAAACAGGTAACTAACCGCGAAACAGCATCATTAGATAAATATTTACAAGAAATAGGTAAAGTTGATTTAATTACTGCTGATATGGAAGTGGAATTAGCTCAGCGTATTAAAGCTGGTGATCAAGTGGCTTTAGAGCGTTTGACAAAAGCTAATTTACGTTTCGTAGTGTCTGTTGCCAAGCAGTATCAAAATCAAGGCTTAACTTTACCAGATTTAATTAATGAAGGTAACTTAGGTTTGATAAAAGCTGCTAAACGTTTTGATGAAACTAGAGGTTTTAAGTTTATTTCTTACGCGGTATGGTGGATTAGACAATCTATTTTGCAAGCATTAGCTGAGCAATCAAGAATTGTACGTTTACCTTTAAATAAAATTGGTTCTATTAATAAAATCAATAAAACATATGCCCGTTTAGAACAAGATAATGAAAGACCACCTTCTGCAGAAGAAATTGCAAAAGAGTTAGACATGACTATTAATGACGTAAAAGAGTCGTTAAAAAATGCAGGGCGTCACGTATCTATGGATGCTCCTTTAATTCAAGGAGAAGATTCAAATTTATATGATGTATTGCGTTCTGGTGAGTCTCCAAATCCTGATAAAAGCTTATTACACGAATCTTTAAAAGTTGAGATTGAACGTGCTTTAGAAACCTTAACTCCGAGAGAAGCGGATGTTGTTGCTTTGTATTTTGGATTGGGTGAAGCTCAACCAATGACTTTAGAGGAAATTGGTGAAACTTTCGACTTAACTCGTGAAAGAGTTCGTCAAATTAAAGAAAAAGCAATTAGAAGATTAAAACATACTTCAAGAAGTAAAATTTTAAGAACTTACTTAGGATAG
- a CDS encoding polyribonucleotide nucleotidyltransferase, producing the protein MIPKVFTEIIDLGDGRTISLETGKLAKQAHGSVVVQSGKCMLLCTVVSNYEQKDLDFLPLTVDYREKFAAAGRYPGGFFKREARPSDGEVLTMRLVDRVLRPLFPKDYHSETQVMIQLMSHDDDVMPDAMAGLAASAAIQLSDFPFECAISEARVGRVNGEFVINPTRAQLAESDIDMMIGASADSVMMVEGEMDEISEEEMTEAIKFAHEAIKVQCAAQLRLAEAFGKKEVREYPEERSDEDLAKKVYDMAYDKVYAIAKAGSSKHERSAAFSEIKEEIKATFSEEELADFGGLVSKYYRAAEKAAIRDLTLNEGLRLDGRKTDEIRPIWCEVDYLPSVHGSAIFTRGETQALATVTLGTSRDANKIDMPSHEGEENFYLHYNFPPFCTGEARPIRGTSRREVGHGNLAQRALKGMIPADCPYTVRVVSEVLESNGSSSMATVCSGTMALMDAGVQMTKPVSGIAMGLISDGDSGKYAVLSDILGDEDHLGDMDFKVTGTADGITACQMDIKVKGLSYEILVNALKQARNGRLHILEKITDTIATPNADVKEHAPTMVTRRIPNEFIGALIGPGGKVIQEMQKETETTIVINEDPITEEGIVEVLGVGKKGIDAVMAKIDSLLFKPEVGKVYEVKVIKMLDFGAVVEYMDAPGNEVLLHVSELAWERTENVSDVVNMGDVFDVKYFGVDSRTRKEKVSRKAILPKPEGFVERPPRENKGRDNRGRDNRRDDRKPRRD; encoded by the coding sequence ATGATACCTAAGGTTTTTACCGAAATTATCGATTTAGGAGATGGAAGAACCATTTCTTTAGAAACAGGAAAGTTAGCAAAACAAGCTCATGGTAGCGTTGTTGTGCAATCAGGAAAATGTATGTTATTATGTACAGTTGTTTCTAACTACGAACAAAAAGATCTTGATTTTTTACCATTAACGGTAGATTATCGTGAAAAATTTGCTGCTGCTGGACGTTATCCAGGAGGATTCTTTAAAAGAGAAGCAAGACCAAGTGATGGTGAAGTATTAACAATGCGTTTAGTGGACAGAGTTTTACGTCCGTTATTCCCTAAAGACTATCACTCTGAAACTCAAGTTATGATTCAGTTAATGTCTCATGATGATGATGTTATGCCAGATGCAATGGCAGGATTAGCAGCATCTGCAGCTATCCAATTATCAGATTTTCCATTTGAATGTGCTATCTCTGAAGCTAGAGTAGGTCGTGTTAATGGTGAGTTTGTAATTAACCCAACTAGAGCTCAGTTGGCAGAATCTGACATCGATATGATGATTGGTGCTTCTGCTGATTCTGTAATGATGGTTGAAGGTGAAATGGATGAAATTTCTGAAGAAGAAATGACTGAAGCTATCAAATTCGCACATGAAGCAATTAAAGTACAATGTGCTGCTCAATTAAGATTAGCTGAAGCTTTCGGAAAGAAAGAAGTTCGTGAATATCCTGAAGAAAGATCAGACGAAGATTTAGCAAAGAAAGTTTATGACATGGCATACGATAAAGTATATGCTATTGCAAAAGCAGGATCTTCTAAGCATGAAAGAAGTGCAGCATTTTCTGAAATAAAAGAGGAAATAAAAGCAACTTTTTCTGAAGAAGAATTAGCAGATTTTGGTGGTTTAGTTTCTAAATATTATCGTGCTGCTGAAAAGGCGGCTATTCGTGACCTTACCTTAAATGAAGGTTTACGTTTGGACGGTCGTAAAACAGACGAAATCAGACCTATCTGGTGTGAAGTTGATTACTTACCTTCTGTTCATGGTTCTGCAATTTTCACAAGAGGTGAAACGCAAGCTTTAGCAACCGTAACGTTGGGAACTTCTAGAGATGCAAATAAAATTGATATGCCTTCTCATGAAGGTGAAGAAAATTTCTACTTACACTATAATTTCCCTCCTTTCTGTACTGGAGAAGCTAGACCTATCCGTGGAACATCTCGTAGAGAGGTAGGACATGGTAACTTAGCTCAACGTGCATTAAAAGGAATGATACCTGCGGATTGTCCTTATACTGTGAGAGTTGTTTCAGAAGTATTAGAATCTAACGGTTCTTCTTCTATGGCAACAGTTTGTTCTGGTACAATGGCTCTTATGGATGCTGGTGTTCAAATGACAAAACCAGTTTCTGGTATTGCTATGGGATTAATTTCTGATGGTGATTCTGGGAAATATGCTGTTTTATCTGACATCTTAGGTGATGAAGATCATTTAGGTGATATGGACTTTAAAGTAACAGGTACGGCAGACGGAATTACCGCTTGTCAAATGGATATTAAAGTAAAAGGATTGTCTTATGAGATTTTAGTAAATGCACTAAAACAAGCTCGTAATGGTCGTTTACATATCTTAGAGAAAATAACAGATACTATTGCTACACCAAATGCTGATGTTAAAGAGCATGCTCCTACAATGGTAACAAGACGTATTCCTAACGAATTTATCGGAGCCTTAATTGGACCTGGTGGAAAAGTAATTCAGGAAATGCAAAAAGAAACTGAAACTACTATTGTTATTAACGAAGATCCAATAACTGAAGAAGGTATTGTTGAAGTTTTAGGTGTTGGTAAAAAAGGTATTGATGCTGTAATGGCAAAAATAGATTCTTTATTGTTCAAACCTGAAGTTGGTAAGGTATACGAAGTTAAAGTAATCAAAATGTTAGATTTTGGTGCTGTAGTTGAATATATGGATGCTCCGGGTAACGAAGTATTATTACACGTAAGTGAATTAGCTTGGGAACGTACAGAAAATGTTAGCGATGTAGTTAATATGGGAGACGTTTTTGATGTAAAATATTTCGGTGTTGATTCAAGAACACGTAAAGAAAAAGTTTCTCGTAAAGCTATTTTACCAAAACCAGAAGGTTTTGTTGAAAGACCACCAAGAGAAAATAAAGGAAGAGATAATCGCGGACGTGATAACCGTCGTGATGATAGAAAACCAAGAAGAGATTAA
- the rpsO gene encoding 30S ribosomal protein S15, producing MYLAAEKKAEIFKKHGKSEKDTGSTEGQIALFTYRINHLSEHLKKNRKDFNTERSLVKLVGKRRNLLDYLIKTDIVKYRELIQELNIRK from the coding sequence ATGTATTTAGCAGCAGAAAAAAAAGCAGAGATTTTCAAAAAACACGGAAAATCAGAAAAAGACACAGGTTCAACTGAAGGTCAAATAGCCTTATTTACTTACAGAATCAACCATTTGTCAGAACATTTAAAAAAGAATCGTAAAGATTTTAATACAGAGCGTTCTCTAGTAAAATTAGTAGGAAAACGTAGAAATTTACTTGATTACTTGATTAAAACTGATATTGTAAAATATCGTGAATTAATTCAAGAGTTAAATATTAGAAAATAA
- a CDS encoding lipoate--protein ligase has product MIFIENEGVTDPRLNLALEEYALRNFSSDQDYLLFYINESSIIIGRNQNTLEEINQQYVTDNNIHVVRRVSGGGAVYHDFGNLNFSFITNHDNKSLNNFKKFTAPVIKVLQQLGLDAELKGRNDIQVEEKKISGTAQFSTGRRMISHGTLLFDTDLAEVVHALNVKMSKIESKGHKSVRSRVANISEFLNDPMKIEQFRKLLLEGLYEESEPFESYYLTPEEWKKVHELKADKYDNWDWNYGRSPKFNIQRTNRFPIGEIDLRIHVEKGLIKDVVIYGDFFGKEPVADLENLLKGIRYEKEDISMALKSIDINEYFGDIQKEDFLELVYGED; this is encoded by the coding sequence ATGATTTTTATAGAAAATGAAGGGGTTACAGATCCGCGTCTAAATCTTGCTCTAGAAGAATATGCGTTGAGAAACTTTAGTAGTGACCAAGATTACTTGTTATTCTACATTAACGAATCTTCTATAATAATAGGTAGGAACCAAAATACGTTAGAAGAGATAAACCAGCAGTACGTAACAGATAATAATATTCATGTAGTTCGCCGAGTTTCTGGTGGTGGTGCGGTTTATCATGATTTTGGAAATCTTAATTTTAGTTTTATTACGAATCACGACAATAAAAGTTTAAACAACTTCAAGAAGTTTACGGCTCCAGTTATAAAAGTACTACAGCAATTAGGTCTTGATGCCGAACTAAAAGGTAGAAACGATATTCAAGTAGAGGAGAAGAAGATTTCAGGTACTGCTCAATTTTCTACAGGTAGGCGAATGATAAGTCATGGTACTTTACTTTTTGACACTGATTTAGCCGAAGTAGTACACGCATTAAACGTTAAAATGAGCAAAATTGAATCGAAAGGTCACAAATCTGTTCGAAGTCGTGTAGCTAATATTTCAGAGTTTTTGAATGACCCGATGAAAATCGAACAATTTAGAAAATTATTATTGGAAGGACTTTATGAAGAAAGTGAACCTTTTGAAAGCTATTATTTGACTCCCGAAGAATGGAAAAAAGTACATGAGCTTAAGGCAGATAAATATGATAACTGGGATTGGAATTATGGTCGGTCACCAAAATTTAACATTCAACGAACTAATCGTTTTCCGATTGGTGAGATTGATCTGCGAATACATGTAGAAAAGGGACTTATAAAAGACGTAGTAATCTATGGAGATTTTTTTGGTAAAGAACCTGTTGCAGATCTTGAAAATTTATTGAAAGGAATCCGTTATGAAAAAGAAGATATTTCAATGGCATTAAAAAGCATTGATATCAATGAATATTTTGGAGATATTCAAAAAGAAGATTTTTTAGAACTCGTTTATGGTGAAGATTAA